From a single candidate division KSB1 bacterium genomic region:
- a CDS encoding FHA domain-containing protein, whose amino-acid sequence MASLFVTKDDVLLFKVRLRGAEVTIGRAEGNTIRLGDLSVSRCHARLQREPSGDYLLEDNHSTNGIMCNGRKLTRPARLQDGDEIRIGAYLLRFAAESGSTTDHLQALFAPATRKRERKPQATTGGALVSEAGQLVFTITQDRIVLGNYGRVDIQVQGKEPLRASLFRRGDCFFLCSETGAPCVRVNGLLTMNAEVRYNDVIAIGDRHFVLRRT is encoded by the coding sequence ATGGCCTCATTATTCGTCACCAAAGATGACGTGCTGCTCTTCAAAGTCCGGCTGCGGGGGGCCGAAGTAACCATCGGCCGCGCCGAGGGCAATACCATCCGCCTGGGCGATCTTTCGGTTTCGCGCTGTCATGCACGCCTGCAGCGCGAACCCTCCGGCGACTATCTGCTTGAAGACAACCACAGCACCAACGGCATCATGTGCAATGGCCGGAAGCTGACGCGGCCGGCGCGGCTGCAGGACGGCGACGAGATCAGGATCGGCGCCTACCTGCTGCGTTTTGCCGCGGAATCCGGCAGCACCACCGATCATCTGCAGGCCTTGTTTGCGCCGGCAACCCGCAAAAGGGAGCGCAAGCCCCAGGCCACCACCGGCGGCGCACTGGTGAGTGAAGCCGGGCAACTGGTTTTCACGATCACGCAGGATCGCATTGTGCTCGGCAATTATGGCCGGGTCGATATTCAGGTGCAGGGCAAAGAGCCGCTGCGTGCCTCCCTGTTTCGCCGCGGCGATTGTTTCTTCCTGTGCAGCGAAACCGGTGCACCCTGCGTGCGGGTCAATGGTTTGCTCACCATGAATGCGGAAGTGCGCTACAACGACGTCATCGCAATCGGCGACCGTCATTTTGTGCTGCGCCGGACGTAG
- a CDS encoding NAD+ synthase gives MIQHLRIGLAQINPTVGDLRRNLELILKYLDAARRQGVQLILFPELAVTGYPPEDLILRDDFVSANLAAIEQITRASQGLVAIVGFAERLAHRIYNAAAVCVDGHRLATYHKICLPNYGVFDERRYFEAGSRPLVVQWGALRIGINICEDIWTPAPIAEFEASAGGAHLLVNISASPYHFRKGLEREHLVAALARRARAYFAYVNMVGGQDELVFDGQAFLFDPEGRLLLRSEQFEDRLIITEAAIDTGLPRPALGLAGRYELAEAVIPLPFLPAAGAPPPPVVARVREEADEIFAALVLGTRDYVRKNGFQKVVLGLSGGIDSAVTAVIAVAALGPENVVGVLLPSSFTAAASNEDALALARNLGIVTLALPIRDLMAAYDETLAPVFHGWPRDVTEENIQARIRGNLLMALSNKFNWLVLITSNKSETAVGYSTLYGDMAGGFAVLKDVPKSKIYALARWINQHGFPQPVIPPRTIERPPTAELRPNQTDQDTLPPYDLLDRIIEEYVEEDRSVPEMISRGLPAGVVQQVVRLIDRAEYKRQQAAPGIKISTKNFGKDRRMPITNGFKPWEPL, from the coding sequence ATGATTCAGCACCTTCGCATCGGCCTCGCCCAAATCAATCCGACCGTCGGCGATTTGCGCCGCAACCTCGAGCTCATCCTGAAATATCTTGACGCGGCGCGCCGCCAGGGCGTGCAGCTCATCCTCTTTCCCGAACTGGCCGTCACCGGCTATCCCCCCGAAGACCTGATCCTGCGCGATGACTTCGTGAGCGCCAACCTGGCGGCCATCGAACAGATCACCCGCGCCAGCCAGGGCTTGGTGGCCATCGTCGGCTTTGCCGAGCGCCTGGCGCACCGCATCTACAATGCCGCGGCCGTGTGCGTCGACGGCCACCGGCTCGCCACCTATCACAAAATTTGCCTGCCCAACTATGGGGTCTTCGATGAGCGCCGCTATTTCGAAGCCGGCAGCCGGCCGCTCGTCGTGCAGTGGGGCGCGCTGCGCATCGGCATCAACATCTGCGAAGACATTTGGACTCCGGCACCGATCGCGGAGTTTGAGGCCTCGGCGGGCGGCGCCCACCTGCTCGTCAATATTTCGGCCTCGCCCTATCACTTTCGCAAGGGGCTCGAGCGCGAGCACCTGGTGGCTGCCCTGGCGCGGCGTGCACGCGCCTACTTCGCCTATGTCAACATGGTCGGCGGCCAGGACGAATTGGTGTTTGACGGCCAGGCTTTTCTGTTTGATCCCGAGGGCCGCCTGTTGCTGCGCAGCGAGCAATTCGAAGATCGTTTGATCATCACCGAAGCGGCCATAGACACCGGTCTGCCGCGGCCGGCGCTGGGCTTGGCAGGACGTTATGAGCTGGCCGAGGCGGTGATTCCCCTGCCGTTTCTGCCCGCCGCTGGCGCTCCGCCGCCACCCGTCGTCGCGCGCGTGCGCGAAGAAGCCGATGAAATTTTCGCCGCCCTGGTGTTGGGCACGCGCGATTATGTGCGCAAAAACGGCTTTCAAAAAGTCGTGCTCGGCTTGAGTGGCGGCATCGATTCGGCGGTGACCGCCGTGATTGCCGTGGCCGCGCTGGGCCCGGAAAATGTCGTGGGCGTCCTGCTGCCCAGCTCGTTCACTGCCGCGGCCAGCAATGAAGATGCGCTCGCCCTGGCGCGCAACCTCGGCATTGTGACCCTCGCCCTTCCCATCCGCGACTTGATGGCAGCCTATGACGAAACCCTGGCGCCGGTCTTTCACGGCTGGCCGCGCGACGTCACCGAAGAAAACATTCAGGCACGCATCCGCGGCAACTTGTTGATGGCGCTCTCCAACAAATTCAACTGGCTGGTGCTCATCACCAGCAACAAGAGCGAGACCGCGGTCGGCTACAGCACGCTTTATGGCGACATGGCCGGCGGCTTTGCCGTCCTCAAAGACGTGCCGAAGAGCAAGATCTATGCTTTGGCCCGCTGGATCAACCAGCACGGCTTTCCCCAGCCTGTGATCCCGCCGCGCACCATTGAACGCCCGCCCACAGCGGAGCTGCGTCCCAACCAAACCGACCAGGACACGCTGCCGCCCTATGATCTGCTCGATCGCATCATCGAAGAATACGTCGAAGAGGATCGCAGTGTGCCGGAAATGATCAGCCGGGGACTGCCTGCCGGTGTGGTGCAGCAGGTGGTCCGGCTTATTGATCGCGCGGAATACAAGCGCCAGCAGGCTGCACCCGGCATCAAGATCAGCACCAAGAATTTCGGCAAGGACCGTCGCATGCCGATCACCAATGGCTTCAAACCCTGGGAGCCGCTGTGA